One window from the genome of Deltaproteobacteria bacterium encodes:
- the rpsS gene encoding 30S ribosomal protein S19, producing the protein MGRSIKKGPYVEEGLARKLNKAVETGDKKIIKTWSRRSTITPAMVGYTFAVHNGRKFMPVFVTENMVGHKFGEFSPTRTFHGHSGDRKAKVKK; encoded by the coding sequence GTGGGGCGATCCATCAAGAAGGGACCGTACGTGGAGGAAGGCCTTGCCAGGAAGTTGAACAAGGCCGTCGAAACCGGCGACAAGAAGATCATCAAGACCTGGTCCCGGCGCTCGACCATCACTCCCGCAATGGTGGGATACACGTTCGCCGTGCACAACGGACGGAAGTTCATGCCCGTCTTTGTCACGGAAAACATGGTGGGCCACAAGTTCGGCGAGTTCTCACCCACGCGGACGTTCCACGGCCACTCGGGAGACCGCAAGGCCAAGGTCAAGAAGTAA
- the rplV gene encoding 50S ribosomal protein L22: MEATATAKFMRVSPRKARLVVDLIRGKKISDARTILALANKAAAATVKKVLDSAIANAGQTGVIDVGTLFVKSACVNQGASQKRFRPAPMGRAHKYKRRTSHITIVVDEA, encoded by the coding sequence ATGGAAGCAACCGCGACGGCTAAGTTCATGCGCGTCTCCCCGAGGAAGGCGCGCCTCGTGGTGGACCTGATCCGGGGGAAGAAGATCTCCGATGCACGGACGATCCTTGCCCTCGCGAACAAGGCCGCCGCCGCGACCGTGAAAAAAGTCCTCGATTCGGCGATCGCAAACGCAGGGCAGACCGGCGTGATCGACGTCGGGACGCTCTTCGTGAAGAGCGCGTGCGTGAATCAGGGGGCCTCACAGAAACGGTTTCGGCCGGCGCCGATGGGAAGGGCTCATAAGTACAAGCGGCGGAC